A single region of the Podospora pseudopauciseta strain CBS 411.78 chromosome 1, whole genome shotgun sequence genome encodes:
- a CDS encoding hypothetical protein (EggNog:ENOG503P8NS) produces MPGLIPLMLGNRASWMPPPSNNTSPTSETAPKLRRQSTQNTDTWQSYRSQRPKPVKRFSLPAPAPLPMIPYSSAEWRKAIAEIKRHHIEKRYRACSARCVEILNAIKGKSQVEPVYLIYLHFYAATSLEILARPLPPSSHRTDTLQQARNHFNRASALINAAEESVVSKARSSSSMSSRGSSCHSPSSSISSSRAWTPETPTESVSSCEDSCSRDISPKRVKKVSFSLPKEEPIQINIPEPMIRPDSPTLGFDDFYFSSPVLSQKLPDLPVSPKFQERFQEVEYPLHTIHESEDEHDDSSLASPSSVTSEEEDENAYMISQTVDRCCEHLSGLRKQLNRHSANVDQWLRSPNLASAARARVSSEVEDKQARIERLRKMNWERTRFDPTRYEELCEEVMAELS; encoded by the coding sequence ATGCCTGGACTCATTCCCTTGATGCTCGGCAACAGAGCGAGCTGGATGCCGCCTCCGTCCAAcaacacatcaccaacatcagaGACGGCGCCAAAGCTCAGACGCCAATCCACACAGAATACCGACACATGGCAGAGTTACCGATCACAGCGTCCGAAGCCGGTCAAGCGCTTCTCACttccagcaccagcacctcTTCCAATGATTCCCTATTCATCAGCAGAGTGGAGGAAAGCCATCGCTGAGATCAAGAGACACCACATCGAGAAGAGATACAGGGCCTGCTCAGCACGATGTGTGGAAATCCTCAACGCCATCAAGGGCAAGTCTCAGGTTGAGCCAGTATATCTGATCTATCTTCACTTCTATGCCGCCACTTCATTGGAGATTCTCGCCCGACCTCTCCCACCAAGCTCACACAGAACCGACACCCTTCAGCAAGCCCGCAACCACTTTAATCGCGCATCCGCCCTCATCAACGCTGCCGAGGAATCCGTCGTCAGTAAAGCACGATCCAGCTCATCCATGTCGTCACGAGGCTCGAGTTGCCACTCGCCATCAAGTTCCATCAGCAGCTCTCGAGCTTGGACCCCAGAGACACCCACCGAGTCCGTTTCATCTTGCGAAGATAGCTGCAGCAGGGATATCTCCCCCAAACGTGTCAAGAAGGtctctttctccctccccaaggAGGAACCCATCCAGATCAACATTCCAGAGCCCATGATCCGCCCAGACTCACCCACCCTCGGATTTGACGACTTTTACTTCTCCTCACCAGTCCTCTCGCAAAAGCTGCCCGACTTGCCAGTAAGCCCCAAGTTCCAGGAAAGGTTCCAAGAGGTCGAATATCCATTACACACCATTCACGAAAGCGAAGACGAGCATGACGACTCGTCATTAgcatccccctcatcagtGACGtcagaggaagaggacgaaaACGCGTACATGATCTCCCAGACTGTCGACCGCTGCTGCGAACACCTCTCCGGTCTCCGAAAACAACTCAACCGTCATTCCGCCAATGTGGACCAGTGGCTCAGGTCGCCAAATCTTGCCTCTGCTGCTCGTGCTAGGGTGAGTagtgaggtggaggataaGCAAGCCAGGATTGAGAGGTTACGGAAGATGAACTGGGAGAGGACAAGGTTTGATCCGACGCGATATGAGGAGCTTTGCGAGGAGGTCATGGCGGAGCTTTCCTGA
- the HTS1 gene encoding Cytoplasmic and mitochondrial histidine tRNA synthetase (COG:J; EggNog:ENOG503NVF4) produces MQSSWIHAIRSVRPSRRLAPTLTFRPTCLSAPASRRCFHISSPRPQDINPAIEDMAPKAPKFEIKTPKGTRDWSGADMVLREKIFNTITNVFKRHGGVTIDTPVFELKPHPTGKYGEDSKLIYDLADQGGELCSLRYDLTVPFARFLAMNKDISQIKRYHIAKVYRRDQPAVKKGRMREFLIYSFDIAGLYDPMIPDAEIIRIINEVFEGLGWQGKYTIKLNSRKILDGIFQVCGVPEASIRPISSAVDKLDKMPWEDVRKEMVEEKGLAPEIADKIGKYVVLKGKRDLLEQLQKDEELAANPSMQQGFADMDLLFTYLDAFNAGHSVSFDLSLARGLDYYTGVIYEVVTEGSAPKVSAASADASAEKSKKKKGKAGEDEDRSDDPTVGIGSVAAGGRYDNLVGMFSGKTQVPCVGISFGIDRIFSIMRANQAKKERKNEVDVFVMAFGGGKDFTGLLKERSEIAARLWDANIKAEFLYKVKPKLQNQFKAAEANGVPFALILGEDELAQGKIKIKEMGLPEDHPLKEGELIDLKNLTKEVQVRIERKKQLDAIVEQAEGLRVVGGIKGEDVKVEQLAKEGEGGEEVKAEN; encoded by the exons ATGCAGAGCTCGTGGATACATGCCATCCGGTCTGTTCGACCATCACGACGACTGGCCCCGACATTGACCTTCCGCCCAACCTGCCTCTCCGCTCCCGCTTCCAGACGGTGCTTCCACATCTCGTCACCGAGACCCCAGGACATCAACCCCGCTATCGAAGACATGGCGCCAAAGGCCCCCAAGTTCGAGATCAA GACCCCTAAGGGCACCAGAGACT GGTCCGGCGCGGACATGGTCCTTAGGGAGAAGatcttcaacaccatcaccaacgtcTTCA AGCGCCACGGCGGTGTAACAATCGACACTCCTGTTTTTGAGTT GAAACCGCATCCAACAGGGAAATATGGAGAGGATAGCAAGCTCATT TATGACCTTGCCGATCAGGGCGGCGAGCTCTGCAGTTTGAGATACGACTTGACCGTCCCGTTCGCTCGGTTCCTGGCGATGAACAAGGACATTTCACAGATCAAGCGTTATCACATTGCGAAGGTCTACCGAAGAGACCAGCCTGCGGTCAAGAAGGGCCGTATGAGAGAGTTT CTGATTTACAGTTTCGATATTGCTGGACTCTACGACCCAATGATCCCAGACGCCGAGATC ATCAGAATCATCAACGAAGTCTTCGAGGGCCTTGGCTGGCAAGGAAAGTACACCATCAAGCTCAACTCACGCAAGATTCTTGATGGCATCTTCCAGGTCTGTGGTGTTCCCGAGGCCTCCATCCGCCCCATCTCGTCCGCCGTCGACAAGCTTGACAAGATGCCATGGGAGGATGTCCGCAAGGAGATggtcgaggagaagggaCTTGCGCCAGAGATTGCCGACAAGATCGGAAAGTACGTCGTGCTCAAGGGCAAGCGGGACCTGCTCGAGCAGCTGCAAAAGgacgaggagctggccgCCAACCCCTCGATGCAACAAGGTTTCGCCGACATGGATCTCCTCTTCACCTACCTCGACGCCTTCAACGCCGGCCACAGTGTCTCGTTCGATCTCTCACTAGCCAGAGGTCTGGACTACTACACTGGAGTTATCTACGAAGTTGTCACCGAGGGGTCAGCGCCCAAGGtttctgctgcttctgctgatGCCTCGGCGGaaaagtccaagaagaagaagggcaaggctggggaagatgaggatcGCTCTGATGACCCGACAGTAGGCATTGGCTCCGTCGCTGCTGGTGGAAGATACGACAACCTCGTTGGCATGTTCTCTGGCAAAACCCAGGTCCCTTGCGTGGGTATCAGCTTCGGTATCGACCGTATCTTCTCCATCATGAGGGCGAaccaggccaagaaggagaggaaaaaCGAGGTTGATGTCTTCGTCATGGCCTTTGGTGGCGGCAAGGACTTTACTGGTTTACTGAAGGAGAGAAGTGAGATTGCGGCCCGTTTGTGGGACGCTAACATCAAG GCCGAGTTCCTCTACAAGGTCAAGCCCAAGCTCCAAAACCAGTtcaaggctgccgaggcgaATGGTGTGCCGTTTGCGCTTATTCTGGGAGAGGACGAGCTGGCTCAGGGCAagatcaagatcaaggagatggGTCTGCCGGAGGATCACCCGCtgaaggagggagagctgATTGATTTGAAGAACTTGACCAAGGAGGTGCAGGTGAGGATTGAGAGGAAGAAGCAGCTAGATGCTATTGTTGAGCaggcggaggggttgagggttgtgggggggatcaagggggaggatgtgaaGGTTGAGCAGCTGGCtaaggagggagaggggggggaggaggttaagGCCGAGAACTAA